A window from Taeniopygia guttata chromosome 10, bTaeGut7.mat, whole genome shotgun sequence encodes these proteins:
- the SKIC8 gene encoding superkiller complex protein 8: protein MTTQYGILFKQEQAHDDAIWSVAWGKNKNDGSETVISGSLDDLVKVWKWNDEKLDLQWTLEGHQLGVVSVDISHTGAIAASSSLDAHIRLWDLETGKQIKSIDAGPVDAWSLAFSPDSQYLATGSHVGKVNIFGVETGKKEYSLDTRGKFILSIAYSPDGKYLASGAIDGIINIFDIATGKLLHTLEGHAMPIRSLTFSPDSQLLVTASDDGYIKIYDVQHANLAGTLSGHGSWVLNVAFCPDDTHFVSSSSDKSVKVWDAGTRTCVHTFFDHQDQVWGVKYNGSGSKIVSVGDDQEIHIYDCPV from the exons ATGACCACACAG taCGGTATTCTCTTCAAGCAAGAGCAAG CTCACGATGATGCCATTTGGTCAGTTGCCTggggcaaaaataaaaatgatggTTCTGAAACAGTGATCTCTGGCTCTTTGGATGATCTGGTAAAGGTCTGGAAGTG GAACGATGAAAAGCTGGATCTGCAGTGGACTCTGGAGGGTCACCAGCTGGGAGTGGTGTCTGTGGACATCAGCCACACGGGTGCCATTGCAGCTTCCAGCTCTCTGGATGCCCACATTCGCCTCTGGGACTTAGAGACTGGCAAGCAGATCAAGTCCATAGATGCTGGTCCTG ttgATGCTTGGTCCCTGGCTTTTTCACCTGATTCCCAGTACCTTGCAACAGGAAGTCATGTGggaaaagtaaatattttcgGTGTTgaaactggaaagaaagaatattCTCTGGACACCAGAGGAAAGTTCATCCTTAGCATTGCATAT AGTCCAGATGGAAAATACTTGGCCAGTGGAGCAATAGATGGCATTATCAATATTTTTGATATTGCAACTGGAAAACTTCTGCATACGCTAGAAG gcCACGCCATGCCCATCCGCTCGCTCACCTTCTCCCCTGACTCCCAGTTACTCGTCACCGCCTCAGATGATGGCTACATCAAGATCTACGACGT GCAACATGCAAACTTGGCTGGTACATTAAGTGGTCATGGATCCTGGGTTTTAAATGTAGCATTTTGTCCTGATGATACCCATTTTGTTTCAAG ttcatCTGATAAAAGTGTGAAGGTTTGGGATGCTGGAACGAGGACCTGTGTCCATACTTTTTTTGACCACCAAGATCAG GTTTGGGGAGTGAAATACAATGGAAGTGGGTCCAAAATTGTGTCTGTTGGTGATGACCAAGAAATTCATATTTATGACTGTCCAGTTTAA
- the DNAJA4 gene encoding dnaJ homolog subfamily A member 4 isoform X2: MQVIVQQIGPGMVQQIQTVCPECKGQGERINPKDRCDNCNGCKVVREKKIIEVHVDKGMKDGQKIVFHGEGDQEPDLEPGDVIIVLDQKDHSVFQRRGHDLITKMRIQLSEALCGFRKTIETLDNRVLVISTRPGEVIKHGDLKCIYNEGMPVYKSPMDKGTLIIQFLVQFPEHYWLPREKLSLLEALLPSREDVMVTDEMDQVDLEDFDPNEQTYRNSAGEAYEEDEEGPRTGVQCQAS; encoded by the exons ATGCAAGTTATAGTTCAGCAGATTGGACCTGGCATGGTGCAGCAAATCCAAACTGTATGCCCAGAATGCAAAGGCCAAGGTGAAAGAATAAATCCGAAGGACAGATGTGACAACTGCAATGGCTGTAAGGTtgtaagagagaaaaagatcatAGAAGTTCACGTTGATAAAG gTATGAAAGATGGTCAGAAGATAGTGTTTCATGGAGAAGGTGACCAGGAGCCTGATTTGGAGCCTGGTGATGTCATAATTGTGCTTGATCAAAAGGATCACAGTGTCTTTCAGAGACGAGGGCATGACTTGATCACAAAAATGAGAATTCAACTCTCAGAGGCCTTATGTGGTTTCAGAAAGACAATTGAAACTCTCGACAACAGAGTTCTTGTTATATCTACTAGGCCAG GTGAAGTGATAAAACATGGCGACCTGAAGTGTATCTACAATGAAGGGATGCCTGTCTACAAATCTCCAATGGACAAAGGCACCCTGATCATACAGTTTTTG GTCCAGTTTCCAGAGCACTACTGGCTCCCAAGGGAGAAACTGTCTCTGCTGGAGGCTCTGCTTCCTTCACGAGAAGATGTTATGGTTACAGATGAGATGGATCAGGTAGACCTTGAAGATTTTGATCCAAACGAGCAAACCTACCGTAACAGTGCAGGAGAAGCATATGAAGAAGATGAGGAGGGTCCAAGAACAGGAGTACAATGTCAGGCATCTTGA